A genomic region of Natronoarchaeum mannanilyticum contains the following coding sequences:
- a CDS encoding type II/IV secretion system ATPase subunit — protein MTDTDTTEPRGIQLGADGPTSDDEAPETRIDRLKRRLRRAIELLEGSTVPGELYAPGRHGEIVSFDGLEGYEEIERYWVNAPFAFVSINYDHEENEHLYYVVEPELAADEYELLELLFEDIRDPLVYRPDVADEDVEAVLRDELREHLERYGAEIDVATFHRLFYYLYRAFRGFGKIDPIINDPHVEDISCDGYDLPIFVYHDEYTDVKTNVSFEQEALDNFVVRLAQQSGRHISVGEPMVESTLPDGSRAELALGEEVTPRGSAFTIRKYSDEPFTPIDLIEYGTFSVDQMAYLWLAIEHNKSLIFAGGTASGKTTSMNAISMFIPPRSKVLSIEDTRELTLYHGNWLSSVTRERLHEGNDITMYDLLRSALRHRPEYIVVGEVRGEEAITLFQAMNTGHTTYSTMHADSVQTVINRLENEPINVPRAMVQSLDVLCVQTLTRFDDERVRRNKTVAEIEGIDQRTGELDYSTTYSWNGDDDSFTDNGSSVVLEEIREDRGWTQAELLSELRDRRRFLQYLRDNDVTDYRRFTALVNEYYADAATVMDRIDEEDAAPVPTVE, from the coding sequence ATGACGGACACAGACACGACCGAACCGCGGGGAATCCAGCTGGGCGCCGACGGGCCGACTAGCGACGACGAAGCGCCCGAAACGCGGATCGATCGACTCAAGCGTCGCCTCCGACGCGCGATCGAGCTGCTCGAGGGATCGACCGTCCCCGGGGAGCTGTACGCGCCGGGCCGCCACGGCGAGATCGTCTCGTTCGACGGGCTGGAGGGGTACGAAGAGATCGAGCGGTACTGGGTGAACGCGCCGTTCGCGTTCGTCTCGATCAACTACGACCACGAGGAAAACGAGCACCTCTACTACGTCGTCGAGCCCGAACTCGCGGCCGACGAGTACGAGCTGCTGGAGCTGCTGTTCGAGGACATCCGCGACCCGCTCGTCTACCGGCCGGACGTCGCCGACGAGGACGTCGAGGCCGTGCTGCGCGACGAGCTGCGCGAGCACCTCGAACGCTACGGGGCCGAGATCGACGTCGCGACGTTCCACCGCCTCTTCTACTACCTCTACCGGGCGTTCCGCGGCTTCGGGAAGATCGATCCGATCATCAACGACCCGCACGTCGAGGACATCTCCTGCGACGGCTACGACCTGCCGATCTTCGTCTACCACGACGAGTACACCGACGTGAAGACGAACGTCTCCTTCGAGCAGGAGGCGCTGGACAACTTCGTCGTGCGGCTGGCCCAGCAGTCGGGTCGCCACATCAGCGTCGGCGAGCCGATGGTCGAGAGCACGCTGCCCGACGGGAGCCGCGCCGAACTCGCGCTCGGCGAGGAGGTCACGCCGCGCGGCTCGGCCTTTACGATCCGGAAGTACTCCGACGAACCGTTCACCCCGATCGACCTGATCGAGTACGGCACGTTCAGCGTCGACCAGATGGCCTACCTCTGGCTGGCGATCGAGCACAACAAGTCGCTGATCTTCGCCGGCGGGACGGCCTCGGGGAAGACGACGTCGATGAACGCCATCTCGATGTTCATCCCGCCGCGCTCGAAGGTGCTCTCGATCGAGGACACCCGCGAGCTGACGCTGTACCACGGCAACTGGCTCTCTTCGGTCACGCGCGAGCGGCTCCACGAGGGCAACGACATCACGATGTACGACCTGCTGCGGTCGGCGCTGCGCCACCGTCCCGAGTACATCGTGGTCGGCGAGGTCCGGGGCGAGGAGGCGATCACGCTGTTCCAGGCGATGAACACCGGCCACACCACCTACTCGACGATGCACGCCGACTCGGTCCAGACGGTGATCAACCGGCTGGAAAACGAGCCGATCAACGTCCCCCGCGCGATGGTCCAGTCGCTGGACGTGCTCTGCGTCCAGACGCTGACCCGCTTCGACGACGAGCGCGTCCGCCGGAACAAGACGGTCGCCGAGATCGAGGGGATCGACCAGCGCACCGGCGAACTCGACTACTCGACGACGTACTCCTGGAACGGCGACGACGACTCGTTCACCGACAACGGCAGCAGCGTCGTCTTGGAGGAGATCCGGGAGGATCGCGGCTGGACGCAGGCCGAACTCCTGTCGGAACTGCGCGATCGCCGCCGCTTCCTGCAGTACCTCCGGGACAACGACGTCACCGACTACCGCCGGTTCACGGCGCTGGTCAACGAGTACTACGCCGACGCCGCGACCGTGATGGACCGGATCGACGAGGAAGACGCGGCGCCCGTACCGACGGTCGAGTAG
- a CDS encoding DUF7549 family protein produces MAWVRSEYAGELAVVSAWLAAVLPWNVTYTSIPGTELSALFLRFPFLQVRYIFGIPRDQQQLFRHPIAALDLVSGVSETLYYVWIAGAAVVALAVMLSFAMYAAEDAVERRSPAHPVRVMGGLLAVATALLTAATVAIATSGDFGGGVPIPIGLAVLGLLAGVLLRADLV; encoded by the coding sequence ATGGCCTGGGTTCGCTCCGAGTACGCCGGCGAGCTGGCGGTCGTGTCGGCCTGGCTTGCGGCCGTGTTGCCCTGGAACGTGACCTACACCTCGATTCCGGGCACCGAGCTGTCGGCACTGTTCCTTCGATTTCCCTTCCTGCAGGTCCGATACATCTTCGGGATCCCCCGGGACCAGCAGCAGCTGTTCCGCCATCCGATCGCGGCGCTCGATCTGGTCTCGGGCGTCTCGGAGACGCTGTACTACGTCTGGATCGCCGGCGCCGCGGTCGTGGCACTGGCGGTTATGCTGTCGTTCGCGATGTACGCGGCCGAGGACGCCGTCGAGAGGCGCTCGCCCGCCCACCCGGTGCGCGTGATGGGCGGCCTGCTCGCCGTCGCGACCGCGCTGCTGACCGCCGCGACGGTCGCCATCGCAACCAGCGGCGACTTCGGCGGCGGCGTCCCGATCCCGATCGGCCTCGCGGTGCTGGGGCTGCTGGCCGGCGTGTTGCTCCGCGCCGATCTCGTCTGA
- a CDS encoding DUF5793 family protein produces MRRDYFTLEVSNVDWVEDDGEPAKPTVRIDFEGPASTLRERLTGTDDELLDADQTDVAYRLQTSLDDDATGVVSVTNRITGDFVLELNEDADDVLKFIRAARRYGEHDPDSDGRYGVRIHIEGDELVTYDKRTFLVYNEEGNLLRNHSLIPSGVEL; encoded by the coding sequence ATGAGGCGCGATTACTTCACGCTGGAGGTCAGCAACGTCGACTGGGTCGAAGACGACGGCGAGCCCGCGAAGCCGACGGTACGGATCGACTTCGAGGGCCCCGCCTCGACGCTCCGCGAGCGCCTCACAGGAACGGACGACGAACTGCTCGACGCCGACCAGACCGACGTGGCCTACCGGCTCCAGACGTCGCTCGACGACGACGCGACCGGCGTCGTCAGCGTCACCAACCGGATCACCGGCGACTTCGTGCTCGAACTCAACGAGGACGCCGACGACGTGCTCAAGTTCATCCGGGCGGCCCGCCGCTACGGCGAACACGACCCCGACTCCGACGGCCGCTACGGCGTCCGGATCCACATTGAGGGCGACGAGCTCGTCACCTACGATAAGCGCACCTTCCTCGTGTACAACGAGGAGGGGAACCTGCTGCGGAACCACAGCCTCATTCCGAGCGGCGTCGAGCTGTAA
- a CDS encoding phosphomannomutase produces the protein MNLFGTAGIRGPVSERVTPELALSVGRAVATHARDADANATARSDADAATASRPTVVLGQDGRETSDGIAAAVEAGLESAGADCRRVGVVPTPALAYASRGRRGVMITASHNPPTDNGIKLFDDGVEYDRAAERQIESLVADHQHSAPWDEWGSTGSTDVIGVYCDDVVEYARKFFGASTPLDGLSIIVDCGNGMASLGTPQVLRELGARVVTLNANVDGHFPGRESKPTRESLGDFLAFLADGEFDFGVAHDGDADRIVVADGDGEVVDENTVLAVLAARYVRESDAADPVVVTTPDTSARIDELVRESGGRTERVRLGALHEGMARERTAGGRGTEIAFAAEPWKHIHPNFGGWIDGIVSAAVFSGLVAEAGDVEGVRAPVTERPYRQVNVECPDDAKDAAMRRLETELPELFPEGDVSTEYGVRIELPDAAWVLVRPSGTEPYVRVYAESEDIDALVDETVDAVGSAVAESQ, from the coding sequence ATGAACCTGTTCGGAACGGCCGGGATTCGGGGCCCGGTCAGCGAGCGAGTGACGCCGGAGCTGGCGCTGTCGGTCGGGCGGGCGGTCGCCACGCACGCGCGAGACGCCGACGCGAACGCGACCGCCCGGAGCGACGCCGACGCCGCTACGGCGTCACGCCCGACGGTCGTCCTCGGCCAGGACGGCCGCGAAACCAGCGACGGGATCGCCGCCGCCGTCGAGGCGGGCCTGGAGAGCGCGGGCGCCGACTGCCGCCGCGTCGGCGTCGTGCCGACGCCCGCGCTGGCGTACGCCTCGCGCGGACGCCGCGGCGTGATGATCACCGCGAGCCACAACCCGCCGACCGACAACGGCATCAAGCTGTTCGACGACGGCGTCGAGTACGACCGAGCGGCCGAACGGCAGATCGAGTCGCTGGTCGCCGACCACCAGCACTCGGCGCCGTGGGACGAGTGGGGCTCGACCGGCTCGACCGACGTGATCGGCGTCTACTGCGACGACGTCGTCGAGTACGCCCGCAAGTTCTTCGGAGCGTCGACGCCGCTCGACGGCCTGTCGATCATCGTCGACTGCGGCAACGGGATGGCGAGCCTGGGCACGCCCCAGGTGCTCCGGGAGCTGGGCGCCCGCGTCGTCACCCTCAACGCGAACGTCGACGGCCACTTCCCCGGCCGCGAGAGCAAGCCGACCCGCGAGTCGCTGGGGGACTTCCTAGCCTTCCTCGCTGACGGCGAGTTCGACTTCGGCGTCGCCCACGACGGGGACGCCGACCGGATCGTGGTCGCAGACGGCGACGGCGAGGTCGTCGACGAGAACACCGTGCTGGCCGTACTTGCGGCGCGGTACGTCCGGGAGTCCGACGCCGCCGACCCCGTCGTCGTGACGACGCCCGACACCTCGGCGCGGATCGACGAGCTCGTTCGAGAGTCCGGCGGCCGCACCGAGCGCGTCCGCCTCGGCGCGCTCCACGAGGGGATGGCCCGGGAGCGAACGGCGGGCGGCCGGGGCACCGAGATCGCCTTCGCCGCGGAACCCTGGAAGCACATCCACCCCAACTTCGGCGGGTGGATCGACGGCATCGTCAGCGCGGCGGTGTTCTCGGGGCTGGTCGCCGAAGCGGGCGACGTCGAGGGCGTTCGAGCGCCCGTCACCGAGCGACCGTACCGGCAGGTCAACGTCGAGTGCCCCGACGACGCCAAGGACGCCGCGATGCGGCGCCTGGAAACGGAGCTTCCGGAGCTGTTTCCCGAGGGCGACGTCTCGACGGAGTACGGCGTCCGGATCGAGCTGCCCGACGCGGCGTGGGTGCTCGTCCGGCCGAGCGGCACCGAGCCGTACGTCCGGGTGTACGCCGAAAGCGAGGATATCGACGCGCTGGTCGACGAGACCGTCGACGCCGTTGGGTCGGCCGTCGCGGAGAGTCAGTAA
- a CDS encoding sodium:calcium antiporter → MTGLLVAFGLAIVATGVIWKGSEYLERSAERLSKYYGLPVAVHGAVVVAIGSSFPELSSVVISTLVHQEFSLGVGAIVGSAIFNLLVIPAVSALSTDELEATRDIVHKDAQFYIISVLVLFIVFALGATYVPGGTNSEARLTRVLAVLPIATYGVYVFLHQQDASEYAAPTVDVDHRREWAVLAVALALIAVGVEGIVRAALTFGDAFGTPSFLWGLTVIAAATSLPDAFVSINAAKAGESVTSITNVLGSNTFNLLVAIPVGVLLAGETTINFYAAIPTMGFLAFATLVFVVFARTDLELTDLEAYGFLGLYGLFLVWMTLESMGVIDTVRGI, encoded by the coding sequence ATGACCGGTCTCCTCGTTGCCTTCGGGCTGGCGATCGTCGCGACGGGCGTCATCTGGAAGGGCAGCGAGTACCTCGAACGGTCGGCCGAGCGGCTCAGCAAGTACTACGGGCTGCCGGTCGCCGTCCACGGCGCCGTCGTCGTCGCGATCGGGTCGAGCTTCCCCGAGCTCAGCTCGGTCGTCATCAGCACGCTCGTCCACCAGGAGTTCTCGCTGGGCGTCGGCGCGATCGTCGGGAGCGCGATCTTCAACCTGCTCGTGATCCCGGCCGTCTCGGCGCTCTCGACCGACGAGCTGGAGGCGACTCGCGACATCGTCCACAAGGACGCCCAGTTCTACATCATCAGTGTGCTCGTGCTGTTTATCGTGTTCGCGCTCGGCGCGACGTACGTCCCCGGCGGGACCAACAGCGAGGCGAGACTGACGCGAGTACTCGCCGTACTGCCAATCGCGACCTACGGGGTCTACGTCTTCCTTCACCAGCAGGACGCCAGCGAGTACGCCGCGCCGACCGTCGACGTCGACCACCGTCGGGAGTGGGCCGTGCTCGCCGTCGCGCTCGCGCTGATCGCGGTCGGCGTCGAGGGGATCGTCCGTGCGGCGCTGACCTTCGGCGATGCCTTCGGGACGCCGTCGTTCCTCTGGGGGCTGACCGTGATCGCCGCGGCGACGAGCCTCCCCGACGCGTTCGTGAGCATCAACGCCGCCAAGGCCGGCGAGAGCGTCACCAGCATCACGAACGTCCTCGGGAGCAACACGTTCAATCTGCTGGTCGCGATCCCCGTCGGCGTCCTGCTGGCCGGGGAGACGACCATCAACTTCTACGCGGCGATCCCGACGATGGGCTTTCTCGCCTTCGCGACGCTGGTGTTCGTCGTGTTCGCCCGGACGGATCTCGAACTGACCGACCTCGAAGCCTACGGCTTTCTCGGGCTGTACGGACTGTTTCTGGTCTGGATGACGCTGGAGTCGATGGGAGTTATCGACACGGTCCGGGGAATCTGA
- the cdd gene encoding cytidine deaminase, producing the protein MTDLIEAAREAREASYAPYSEYEVGAALRTEDGTVFTGCNIENANYSNSLHAEEVALAEAIREGHRSFDALAVSTSELDGQTPCGMCRQSLTEFCDDDLPVICDEGEDNSEYTLGELLPNTISRDDLS; encoded by the coding sequence ATGACCGATCTGATCGAAGCCGCTCGCGAGGCGCGCGAGGCGTCGTACGCTCCCTACTCCGAGTACGAGGTCGGCGCCGCGCTGCGAACCGAGGACGGCACCGTCTTCACCGGCTGCAACATCGAGAACGCCAACTACTCCAATAGCCTCCACGCCGAGGAGGTCGCGCTGGCCGAGGCGATCCGCGAGGGTCACCGCTCGTTCGACGCGCTCGCGGTCTCGACCAGCGAACTGGACGGCCAGACGCCCTGCGGGATGTGTCGCCAGTCGCTGACGGAGTTCTGCGACGACGATCTGCCCGTCATCTGCGACGAGGGCGAGGACAACAGCGAGTACACGCTGGGCGAACTGCTACCGAACACGATCTCGCGGGACGACCTGAGCTAG
- a CDS encoding PLDc N-terminal domain-containing protein, producing the protein MPAGGAVALIGVLMFALFAIVIPFWVYNDAEQNSSHSALLWALVAFFGGILGLLLYLLIGRDRTGGSGGRGGQGVGSGPGANDGWNDRNDGNGGWDDGNDGWNDGNDGWGDDADDPEVRR; encoded by the coding sequence ATGCCCGCAGGTGGCGCAGTCGCCCTGATCGGCGTCCTGATGTTTGCCCTCTTCGCGATCGTCATCCCATTCTGGGTGTACAACGACGCAGAGCAGAACAGTTCGCACAGCGCACTCCTCTGGGCGCTCGTCGCATTCTTCGGCGGTATACTCGGCTTGCTATTGTACCTACTCATCGGCCGTGACAGGACCGGCGGGAGCGGCGGGCGCGGCGGTCAAGGTGTGGGGAGCGGCCCCGGAGCGAACGACGGCTGGAACGATAGAAACGACGGAAACGGCGGGTGGGACGATGGTAACGACGGCTGGAACGACGGAAACGACGGGTGGGGTGACGACGCCGACGACCCCGAAGTTCGACGCTGA
- a CDS encoding PQQ-dependent sugar dehydrogenase: MNDRVGRRRFLGAGLAGTATGLAGCGQLLGSSNAGNQPLIDGSLPDSVRLRQVAGGFDAPLALVDVPDADLRYVADQSGSVSVLDSDGVRDDPLLEFGNAVEFGGEKGLLGVALHPNFEETRRLFVRYSAPSRDGTPENFSHTFVLAEFLVDESGLQALPDSERTLLEIPEPQSNHNAGALAFGPDNNLYVAVGDGGAGADAGLGHADDWYDAVEGGNGQDVTENLLGSLLRIDVDADSERGAYSIPDDNPLTDADGLAEQYAWGFRNPWRFSFDGDALLVADVGQSEFEEVNLVERGGNYGWNVREGSRCFRADDCPTETPESVRGGEPLVDPVVEYAHGGDPVDGVAVVGGYVYRGSALSDLDGRYVFADLRPDGRLFVADPSGPDERWPMGTVEMDADGGVPDQIYSLGRGRDGELFVFGIEAGDGRVYRVDPAE; this comes from the coding sequence ATGAACGACCGCGTCGGTCGACGCCGGTTCTTGGGCGCCGGACTCGCGGGTACGGCGACCGGTCTCGCCGGCTGCGGACAGCTGCTCGGGTCTTCGAACGCCGGCAACCAGCCGCTGATCGACGGCTCGCTGCCGGACTCGGTACGGCTTCGACAGGTCGCCGGCGGCTTCGACGCGCCGCTGGCGCTCGTCGACGTGCCGGACGCCGATCTCCGGTACGTCGCCGACCAGTCGGGCAGCGTCTCGGTCCTCGATTCCGACGGCGTCCGCGACGACCCGCTGCTGGAGTTTGGCAACGCCGTCGAGTTCGGCGGCGAGAAGGGACTGCTCGGCGTGGCGCTCCACCCGAACTTCGAGGAAACCCGGCGGCTATTCGTTCGCTACAGCGCACCGTCGCGCGACGGGACACCCGAAAACTTCAGCCACACGTTCGTCCTCGCGGAGTTCCTGGTCGACGAGAGCGGTCTTCAGGCGCTTCCCGACAGCGAGCGAACGCTCCTCGAAATCCCCGAGCCCCAGTCGAATCACAACGCCGGCGCGCTGGCGTTCGGCCCTGACAACAACCTCTACGTTGCGGTCGGCGACGGCGGCGCGGGCGCCGACGCCGGACTCGGGCACGCCGACGACTGGTACGACGCCGTCGAGGGCGGCAACGGACAGGACGTCACCGAGAACCTGCTGGGGAGCCTGCTGCGCATCGACGTCGACGCCGATAGCGAGCGCGGCGCGTACTCGATTCCCGACGACAACCCCCTGACCGACGCCGACGGACTGGCCGAGCAGTACGCCTGGGGGTTCCGGAACCCGTGGCGCTTCTCGTTCGACGGCGACGCCCTGCTCGTCGCCGACGTGGGACAGTCCGAGTTCGAGGAAGTAAATCTCGTCGAGCGCGGCGGCAACTACGGCTGGAACGTCCGCGAAGGCTCGCGGTGCTTCCGCGCTGACGACTGCCCGACCGAGACGCCCGAGAGCGTCCGCGGCGGCGAGCCGCTCGTCGATCCGGTCGTCGAGTACGCCCACGGCGGCGATCCGGTCGACGGCGTCGCCGTCGTCGGCGGATACGTCTACCGCGGTTCGGCGCTGTCGGATCTGGACGGGCGGTACGTCTTCGCCGACCTGCGACCCGACGGTCGGCTGTTCGTCGCCGATCCCTCGGGGCCGGACGAGCGCTGGCCGATGGGCACCGTCGAGATGGACGCCGACGGCGGGGTGCCGGACCAGATCTACTCGCTCGGCCGCGGGCGGGACGGCGAGCTGTTCGTTTTCGGCATCGAGGCGGGCGACGGGCGGGTGTATCGGGTCGATCCCGCCGAGTAG
- a CDS encoding nucleoside phosphorylase, whose translation MPGDSEDPNEGEQYHLEVEPGDVADAVLLPGNPERVPKITAFWDDSEEVGHHREYRTVTGTYEGAPISVTSTGIGSPSAAIAVEELARVGADTLLRVGSCGAIQPEMSVGDLVITTGAVRQEGTSAEYVREDYPSSADHEVVSALIAAAERLGYDYHTGITMSADSFYAGQGRPGFEGFEAAGSDRLVDDLREANVANIEMEASAILTLANVYDLRAGAVCTVYANRETGEFRTEGEQRAAETASLAVKLLARMDEIKRERGVDRWHAGLSLE comes from the coding sequence GTGCCGGGCGACAGCGAGGACCCGAACGAGGGCGAGCAGTACCACCTCGAAGTCGAGCCGGGCGACGTCGCCGACGCCGTGCTCCTGCCGGGCAACCCCGAGCGCGTCCCGAAGATCACCGCATTCTGGGACGACAGCGAGGAAGTGGGACACCACCGCGAGTACCGGACCGTGACCGGCACCTACGAGGGCGCGCCGATCAGCGTCACGTCGACCGGGATCGGGTCGCCCTCCGCCGCCATCGCCGTCGAGGAGCTGGCCCGCGTCGGCGCGGACACGCTGCTGCGGGTGGGCTCGTGCGGCGCAATCCAGCCGGAGATGTCGGTCGGCGACCTAGTGATCACAACCGGCGCGGTCCGCCAGGAGGGCACCAGCGCTGAGTACGTCCGCGAGGACTACCCCTCCAGCGCCGACCACGAGGTCGTCTCGGCGCTGATCGCGGCTGCCGAGCGGCTGGGCTACGACTACCACACCGGGATCACGATGAGCGCCGACAGCTTCTACGCCGGGCAGGGCCGCCCCGGGTTCGAGGGGTTCGAGGCCGCCGGGAGCGACCGGCTGGTCGACGACCTCCGGGAGGCCAACGTCGCGAACATCGAGATGGAGGCCAGCGCGATCCTGACGCTGGCGAACGTGTACGACCTGCGCGCCGGCGCGGTCTGTACGGTGTACGCCAACCGGGAGACGGGCGAGTTCCGAACCGAGGGCGAACAGCGGGCCGCCGAGACGGCGTCGCTGGCGGTGAAGCTGCTCGCGCGGATGGACGAGATCAAGCGCGAGCGCGGCGTCGACCGGTGGCACGCCGGACTCAGTCTGGAGTGA
- a CDS encoding DUF5518 domain-containing protein has translation MESPLRVEALSATWRFALVGAIASLPVTAVLNLLPDSEATVGGGVMIFGAFIGGAIAAVRSSDPDDVGIRAGFVGAILGLLVFLLTEGTTVTWGLPKAVFFVFGGGLMVFVASLFGMGFGRVGGWTADAVVSRWTNGTDAS, from the coding sequence ATGGAGTCTCCGCTCCGCGTCGAGGCGCTTTCCGCCACGTGGCGGTTCGCACTCGTCGGTGCGATAGCTTCGCTACCGGTCACCGCCGTTCTGAACCTGCTGCCCGACTCGGAGGCGACCGTCGGCGGCGGCGTCATGATTTTCGGGGCGTTCATCGGCGGGGCGATCGCCGCGGTCCGGTCGTCGGACCCGGACGACGTCGGAATACGCGCGGGGTTCGTGGGCGCCATCCTCGGCCTGCTCGTCTTCCTTCTGACGGAGGGTACGACGGTGACGTGGGGACTCCCCAAAGCCGTCTTCTTCGTCTTCGGCGGTGGACTGATGGTGTTCGTGGCCTCGCTGTTCGGGATGGGGTTCGGCCGCGTCGGCGGGTGGACGGCAGACGCCGTCGTCTCCCGATGGACGAACGGGACGGACGCATCGTAG
- a CDS encoding succinate dehydrogenase/fumarate reductase iron-sulfur subunit: MYGQQSPQQERMAEKTRRANEDAERREREAEEGIETASIKVFRYDPEVEGKQEPRFDTFRVPFEKGMTVLDALMYARDHFDSSLTFRHSCRQAICGSDAFFINGRQRLGCKTQIQALEEPVRVEPLPHMDVVKDLVVEMEDFYEQMEAVEPYFQDEDTPPIEELEEQRQSPENREHVKMSTRCIWCGACTSSCNIAADSMYLGPASVNKAYKFIMDEREDDADITQHRMEIMESERGVWRCQTQFSCTEVCPKDIPLTEHIQELKREAVKRNLKFW; this comes from the coding sequence ATGTACGGCCAGCAGTCGCCCCAGCAGGAGCGCATGGCCGAGAAGACGCGCCGAGCGAACGAGGACGCCGAGCGTCGGGAGCGCGAGGCCGAGGAGGGGATCGAGACGGCGAGTATCAAGGTGTTCCGGTACGATCCCGAGGTCGAGGGCAAACAGGAACCCCGCTTCGACACATTTCGGGTTCCCTTCGAGAAGGGGATGACCGTGCTCGACGCGCTGATGTACGCCCGCGATCACTTCGACTCCTCGCTAACCTTTCGCCACTCCTGCCGGCAGGCGATCTGCGGGTCGGACGCGTTCTTCATCAACGGCCGCCAGCGTCTGGGCTGCAAGACTCAGATCCAGGCCTTAGAGGAGCCGGTGCGGGTCGAGCCGCTGCCACACATGGACGTGGTCAAGGACCTCGTCGTGGAGATGGAGGACTTCTACGAGCAGATGGAGGCCGTCGAGCCCTACTTCCAGGACGAGGACACGCCGCCGATCGAGGAGTTAGAGGAGCAGCGCCAGAGCCCCGAAAATCGCGAGCACGTCAAGATGTCGACGCGCTGCATCTGGTGTGGCGCCTGCACGTCCTCGTGTAACATCGCCGCCGACAGCATGTATCTGGGACCGGCCTCCGTGAACAAGGCCTACAAGTTCATCATGGACGAGCGGGAGGACGACGCCGATATCACCCAGCACCGCATGGAGATCATGGAATCCGAACGCGGCGTCTGGCGCTGCCAGACCCAGTTCTCCTGTACCGAGGTGTGCCCGAAGGACATTCCGCTGACCGAGCACATTCAGGAGCTCAAGCGAGAAGCGGTGAAGCGGAACCTCAAGTTCTGGTAG
- a CDS encoding NAD(P)/FAD-dependent oxidoreductase gives MTATVVVLGAGYAGAGAVQQLEEELNGSTEIVWVSDTDYHLVLHESHRVIRDPSVQHKITIPVEEIKSPATTFVEGEVTGMDVDDREIELADGETIDYDYALVALGSQTAYYGIPGLEEHSMTLKSLDDALDIHERVKDAAEDATRSDPAEVVIGGAGLSGIQSAGEVAEFRDRTNAPIEITLVEALEEIFPPGSEEIQAALREKLEDAGVNILTDDPITEATEDAIEFDERDAIDYDVFVWTGGITGRDAMDGVDLDNEHNRVTASSTFETSDDRVFAIGDSAVIDQGENPAPPTAQAAWQAAEVAGENVARAVDDRPLKTWTHKDKGTVISIGDEAVATDVDPGYGAGVLFETLGTFDGKPAETLKKVIAARWIADITSWNRARKAWDAL, from the coding sequence ATGACAGCTACCGTCGTCGTTCTCGGCGCAGGCTACGCTGGCGCCGGCGCGGTCCAGCAACTCGAGGAGGAACTGAACGGCAGCACGGAGATCGTCTGGGTCTCCGATACGGACTACCATCTCGTGCTCCACGAGTCCCACCGCGTGATCCGCGATCCCTCGGTCCAGCACAAGATCACCATCCCGGTCGAGGAGATCAAGTCGCCCGCGACGACGTTCGTCGAGGGCGAGGTGACCGGGATGGACGTCGACGACCGCGAGATCGAGCTGGCCGACGGCGAGACGATCGACTACGACTACGCGCTGGTCGCGCTGGGCAGCCAGACCGCCTACTACGGCATCCCCGGCCTCGAGGAGCACTCGATGACGCTCAAGAGCCTCGACGACGCTCTGGATATCCACGAGCGTGTCAAGGACGCCGCCGAGGACGCGACGCGTAGCGATCCCGCCGAGGTCGTCATCGGCGGCGCGGGGCTCTCGGGCATCCAGAGCGCCGGCGAGGTCGCCGAGTTCCGCGACAGGACGAACGCGCCGATCGAGATCACGCTCGTCGAGGCGCTCGAGGAGATCTTCCCGCCGGGCTCCGAGGAAATCCAGGCGGCGCTCCGCGAGAAGCTCGAGGACGCCGGCGTGAACATCCTCACCGACGACCCGATCACCGAGGCCACCGAGGACGCCATCGAGTTCGACGAGCGCGACGCGATCGATTACGACGTGTTCGTCTGGACCGGCGGCATCACCGGCCGCGACGCGATGGACGGCGTCGATCTCGACAACGAACACAACCGCGTTACTGCCTCCTCGACGTTCGAGACCAGCGACGACCGCGTGTTCGCCATCGGCGACTCTGCGGTGATCGACCAGGGCGAGAACCCCGCGCCGCCGACCGCGCAGGCCGCCTGGCAGGCCGCGGAGGTCGCCGGAGAGAACGTCGCCCGCGCCGTCGACGATCGGCCGCTGAAGACCTGGACGCACAAGGACAAGGGGACGGTCATCTCGATCGGCGACGAGGCCGTCGCGACCGACGTCGACCCCGGCTACGGCGCCGGCGTGCTGTTCGAGACGCTCGGCACGTTCGACGGCAAGCCCGCCGAGACGCTGAAGAAGGTCATCGCCGCCCGCTGGATCGCCGACATCACGTCCTGGAACCGCGCCCGGAAGGCCTGGGACGCGCTGTAG